The Pseudomonadota bacterium nucleotide sequence TTGCCTGGTTTCGAATCCGGGTGAGAATGCCGCCGCCGGCGCGATGGAAAGATTCATCGACAACGTATCGTTTGCATCGGACCGCGGCCGCCTGGATGTGGTTTCCGCGCTCCGGGCGGTCTGTTAGGATACGTCCCGCGTAAAAAAAACAACCTGCCGATACATCCAAACTACCGCGTGCGGAGCGGGTCATTCATTCGATGCACTCATCCTCGCCACAGCCAGACTTCGAGAACGTCCTTGGGCGCGCTGAACGCATCCTCGCGCGGCTCGAAAAGCTCATCCCGGCCGATCCCGAGGAGACGGCGTGGGATCACGCCACGGCGTTTCATTGGCGGAAGCTCGGCGCTTGGGGCATTGTGAGCGCCGTTCGTTATGCCTCCTCGGTGCGGCTTGATGATCTGCAATGCATCGATCGGCAGAAGACCGAGATCGAACGCAACACACGGCAATTTATGGATCGCCTCCCGGCGAATCACACCTTGCTTTGGGGTCCGCGCGGCACCGGCAAGTCGTCGCTGATTAAAGCGGTGTTTAATGCTTTCGAGTCCAAGGGGCTGCGATTAATCGAGATTGGCAAGCAGGACCTCGGCGATTTACCGCGGATCTATGACCGGATCTTCAATCGTCCGGAGAGGTTTATCTTATATTGCGACGACCTCTCCTTCGAAGCCAACGACTCGGCCTATAAAATCCTTAAAATAGCTATTGATGGATCGATGAGTAGTGTTCCGGACAATGCGTTAATTTATGCCACCTCCAATCGCCGGCACTTAATGCCGGAATACTTGGATGAGAATCTGAGTGCCCGTAACGTCGCGGGCGAGATCCATCAGACGGAAGGGGTAGAGGAAAAAATAGCGCTCTCGGAACGATTCGGATTATGGTTGGCGTTCCATCCTTTTCAGCAAGAGGAATACCTTAAAATCGTGTTCTATTGGCTGGCGCGCTTCGGAGCCGAGGTCACGGATCACGAGCTGGTTCGGCCGGAGGCCTTGCGGTGGGCCCTGCTGCGCGGTTCGAGGAGCGGGCGCGCCGGTTATCAATTCGCCCGCGACTGGGCCGGACGGTGTGGTCTTGAACGAAAGGACTAA carries:
- a CDS encoding ATP-binding protein — translated: MHSSSPQPDFENVLGRAERILARLEKLIPADPEETAWDHATAFHWRKLGAWGIVSAVRYASSVRLDDLQCIDRQKTEIERNTRQFMDRLPANHTLLWGPRGTGKSSLIKAVFNAFESKGLRLIEIGKQDLGDLPRIYDRIFNRPERFILYCDDLSFEANDSAYKILKIAIDGSMSSVPDNALIYATSNRRHLMPEYLDENLSARNVAGEIHQTEGVEEKIALSERFGLWLAFHPFQQEEYLKIVFYWLARFGAEVTDHELVRPEALRWALLRGSRSGRAGYQFARDWAGRCGLERKD